A window of the Janthinobacterium agaricidamnosum NBRC 102515 = DSM 9628 genome harbors these coding sequences:
- a CDS encoding mannose-1-phosphate guanylyltransferase/mannose-6-phosphate isomerase: MNIYPVILSGGSGTRLWPLSRAVLPKQLLPLVTDKTMLQDTVLRLSGLDGLKAPLVVCGNEHRFLVAEQLRDIGVQPLAILLEPAGRNTAPAVAAAALYLRKIDPDALMLVLPADHVIQHVAAFYDAIARAAAQADAGALATFGIVPLSPETGYGYIRSGAPASAAPDCYRVDSFVEKPDLDTARGFVDAGNYYWNSGMFLFRAAVYLDQLRTFQPAIVNACEAAVAGAYRDLDFFRLEEKAFAASPSDSIDYALMEHTRDAVVVPADIGWSDVGSWSALWQVQQRDEAGNVARGDVYLDGASNCLVRAESRIVAVLGVQDLIVVETNDAVLVAHKDHAQRVKQVVDHLKLHERSEHLHHTRVYRPWGYYEGIDAGQRFQVKRITVNPGGKLSLQMHHHRAEHWVVVSGTARVTCGDSVRLLTENESTYIPIGMNHRLENPGMVPLHIIEVQSGGYLGEDDIVRFDDVYQRT; encoded by the coding sequence ATGAATATTTATCCCGTCATCTTGTCCGGCGGTTCCGGCACCCGTTTGTGGCCCTTGTCGCGCGCCGTATTGCCGAAGCAATTACTGCCGCTGGTCACCGACAAAACCATGTTGCAAGACACCGTGCTGCGCCTGTCCGGCCTGGATGGCTTGAAAGCGCCGCTGGTGGTCTGCGGCAACGAGCACCGCTTCCTGGTGGCCGAGCAACTGCGCGACATCGGCGTCCAGCCTCTCGCCATCCTGCTCGAACCGGCCGGCCGCAATACCGCGCCGGCGGTGGCCGCGGCCGCGCTGTACTTGCGCAAGATCGATCCCGACGCGCTGATGCTGGTGCTGCCGGCCGACCATGTGATCCAGCATGTGGCCGCCTTTTACGACGCCATCGCCCGTGCCGCGGCGCAAGCCGACGCCGGTGCGCTGGCGACCTTCGGCATCGTCCCGCTGAGTCCGGAAACCGGCTATGGCTACATCCGCAGCGGTGCCCCGGCGAGCGCCGCGCCTGATTGCTACCGGGTCGATTCCTTCGTCGAAAAACCGGACCTGGACACCGCGCGCGGTTTTGTCGATGCCGGTAATTATTATTGGAACAGCGGCATGTTCTTGTTCCGCGCTGCAGTGTACCTGGACCAGTTGCGCACCTTCCAGCCAGCCATCGTCAACGCCTGCGAGGCGGCGGTGGCGGGCGCCTACCGGGACCTGGATTTTTTCCGCCTGGAAGAAAAAGCCTTTGCCGCCAGTCCGTCCGACTCGATCGACTATGCCCTGATGGAACATACCCGCGACGCGGTAGTGGTGCCGGCCGACATAGGCTGGAGCGACGTCGGTTCCTGGTCGGCGCTGTGGCAAGTGCAGCAGCGTGATGAGGCCGGCAACGTGGCGCGCGGCGATGTCTATCTCGATGGCGCCAGCAATTGCCTGGTGCGCGCCGAAAGCCGCATCGTCGCCGTGCTCGGCGTGCAAGACTTGATCGTGGTGGAAACCAACGACGCGGTCTTGGTCGCGCACAAGGACCATGCGCAGCGCGTCAAGCAGGTGGTCGACCATTTGAAGCTGCACGAACGCAGCGAGCATTTGCACCACACCCGCGTGTACCGGCCGTGGGGCTATTACGAAGGCATCGACGCCGGCCAGCGCTTCCAGGTCAAGCGGATTACCGTCAATCCGGGCGGCAAGCTGTCGCTGCAAATGCACCATCACCGCGCCGAACACTGGGTGGTGGTCAGCGGCACCGCGCGCGTGACGTGCGGCGACAGCGTGCGCCTGCTGACCGAGAATGAATCGACGTATATTCCGATCGGCATGAATCACCGCCTCGAAAACCCCGGCATGGTGCCGCTGCACATCATTGAAGTGCAATCGGGCGGCTACCTGGGCGAAGACGATATCGTGCGGTTTGACGATGTCTACCAGCGCACCTGA
- a CDS encoding sugar phosphate nucleotidyltransferase, with product MKAMILAAGKGTRVRPLTYDLPKPMIPILGKPVMAYLVEHLARYGITEIMVNVSYLHEKIEEYFGEGYQYGVQIGYSFEGYTNDAGEVVPQPLGSAGGMKKIQEFGGFFDDTTIVLCGDALIDLDIKSALFEHRRKGALASVITLEVPWDKVSSYGVVVSDPDGRVRAFQEKPAQHEALSNFVSTGIYIFEPAVLELIPRDRPFDIGAELFPLMVERGLPFYAQTRRFNWIDIGSVKDYWEVLQSVLMGEVANMKVPGIQVDEGLWIGLNTRIDWSNGTRIEGPVYIGSGTRVEAGATIVGPSWIGSGSHICAGAKVVRSVLFEYTRVLHDIVIDEMIVFKDYSVNRAGEMRHASQYQPDAWGNARDRRRLRRHADPGPHSQQHYQENTQT from the coding sequence ATGAAAGCAATGATTTTGGCGGCAGGCAAGGGGACGCGGGTGCGTCCGCTGACCTACGACTTGCCGAAGCCGATGATACCGATACTCGGCAAGCCGGTGATGGCCTATCTGGTGGAACACCTGGCCCGCTACGGCATCACCGAGATCATGGTCAACGTCAGCTATCTGCATGAAAAGATCGAAGAGTATTTCGGCGAAGGCTACCAGTACGGCGTGCAGATCGGTTATTCCTTCGAAGGTTATACCAACGATGCCGGCGAAGTCGTGCCGCAACCGCTGGGCTCGGCCGGCGGCATGAAGAAGATCCAGGAATTCGGCGGATTTTTCGACGACACCACCATCGTGCTGTGCGGCGATGCGCTGATCGACCTCGATATCAAGTCGGCGCTGTTCGAACACCGCCGCAAGGGCGCGCTGGCGTCGGTGATCACGCTGGAAGTGCCGTGGGACAAGGTATCGAGCTATGGCGTGGTGGTGTCCGACCCGGATGGCCGGGTGCGCGCCTTCCAGGAAAAACCGGCCCAGCACGAGGCGCTGTCGAACTTCGTCAGTACCGGCATTTATATTTTCGAACCGGCAGTGCTGGAGCTGATCCCGCGCGACCGGCCGTTCGACATCGGCGCCGAACTGTTTCCGCTGATGGTGGAGCGGGGCTTGCCGTTTTATGCGCAGACGCGGCGCTTCAACTGGATCGACATCGGTAGCGTCAAGGATTATTGGGAAGTGCTGCAAAGCGTGCTGATGGGCGAAGTGGCGAACATGAAAGTGCCCGGCATCCAGGTCGACGAAGGCTTGTGGATAGGCTTGAACACCCGCATAGACTGGAGCAACGGCACGCGCATCGAGGGCCCGGTCTACATCGGTTCCGGCACCCGGGTCGAGGCCGGCGCGACCATCGTCGGGCCGAGCTGGATCGGCAGCGGCAGCCATATCTGCGCCGGCGCCAAGGTGGTGCGCAGCGTGCTGTTCGAATATACCCGCGTGCTGCACGATATCGTCATCGATGAAATGATCGTGTTCAAGGATTACAGCGTCAACCGCGCCGGCGAAATGCGCCATGCGTCGCAATACCAGCCGGATGCGTGGGGCAATGCGCGCGACCGGCGCCGCCTGCGGCGCCACGCCGATCCGGGCCCGCACTCGCAACAACACTATCAAGAAAACACTCAGACATGA
- the galE gene encoding UDP-glucose 4-epimerase GalE encodes MKILVTGGLGYIGSHTVVELLDAGHAVVVLDNLSNAAASVYERVCRIAGKRFEFIEGDVRDRAAVEAVFSAQRIDAVIHFAGLKAVGESVQQPLRYYDNNVTGSLVLFESMAKFGVKTLVFSSSATVYGDPASVPIFEDFPLSATNAYGRSKLMIEEMLRDLIRAEPDWRIALLRYFNPVGAHASGLIGEEPNGIPNNLLPYVAQVADGRRECLSVFGADYPTPDGTGMRDYIHVVDLALGHLKTLDKLAASPGIVTYNLGTGRGYSVLDMVRAFEAASGRPVPYQVVARRPGDIAACYADAGLAQRELGWTAERDIDQMCADAWRWQTSSR; translated from the coding sequence ATGAAGATACTGGTTACCGGCGGGCTGGGGTATATCGGCTCGCATACCGTGGTCGAATTGCTGGACGCCGGCCATGCCGTGGTGGTGCTCGACAATCTGTCGAACGCCGCCGCCTCGGTGTATGAGCGGGTCTGCCGCATCGCCGGCAAGCGCTTCGAATTTATCGAGGGCGACGTGCGCGACCGTGCCGCCGTCGAAGCCGTGTTCAGCGCGCAGCGGATCGACGCGGTGATCCACTTCGCGGGCTTGAAGGCGGTCGGCGAATCGGTGCAGCAGCCGCTGCGCTATTATGACAACAACGTCACCGGCAGCCTGGTCTTGTTTGAAAGCATGGCCAAGTTCGGCGTCAAGACGCTGGTGTTCAGTTCGTCCGCCACGGTGTACGGCGATCCGGCCTCGGTGCCGATCTTCGAGGATTTTCCCTTGTCGGCGACCAACGCCTATGGCCGCAGCAAGCTGATGATCGAAGAGATGCTGCGCGACCTGATCCGCGCCGAACCGGACTGGCGGATTGCCTTGCTACGCTATTTCAATCCGGTTGGCGCGCATGCCAGCGGCTTGATCGGCGAAGAACCGAATGGCATTCCCAACAACTTGCTGCCCTACGTGGCGCAAGTGGCCGATGGCCGGCGCGAATGCCTGTCGGTGTTCGGCGCCGATTACCCGACGCCGGACGGCACCGGCATGCGCGACTACATCCACGTGGTCGACCTGGCGCTGGGACATTTGAAGACGCTGGACAAGCTGGCGGCCAGCCCCGGCATCGTTACTTACAATCTGGGCACCGGGCGCGGCTACAGCGTGCTGGACATGGTGCGCGCCTTCGAGGCGGCCAGCGGCCGGCCGGTGCCTTACCAGGTGGTGGCGCGCCGTCCCGGTGACATTGCCGCCTGTTATGCCGATGCCGGACTGGCGCAGCGCGAACTGGGCTGGACCGCGGAGCGCGATATCGACCAGATGTGCGCCGATGCGTGGCGCTGGCAAACCAGTTCCAGATAA
- a CDS encoding glycosyltransferase family 4 protein translates to MASAGNGNAVNPVTAGKQRRVLILVENLPSPFDRRVWQEATTLHGHGYQVSIICPTGKGYEARYEQIDGIHIHRYSLPLEAEGAKGYLVEYSLALFHTARLAWKVLFARGFDVIHACNPPDLLFLIGGFFKLTMGKKFLFDHHDINPELYEAKFGRRDFFYKLMVLFERWSFRSADVSIATNESYKKIAIERGGMDPDKVYVVRSGPKLDRLRVLPPVAGLKNGRAYLVGYVGVMGAQEGIDLLLKAAQYLIQTLGRTDVQFGLVGGGTSLEQMKQLARELGIADYVTFTGRVPDQQLLEMLNTADVCVNPDVANDMNDKSTMNKIMEYMALGKPIVQFDLVEGKVSAQQASLYALKNDPVDMARKIVELLDDPQLRARMGEFGRHRVVNELEWEYEAPKLLAAYERLFSASAPLPDAVPPFRKEHP, encoded by the coding sequence ATGGCATCTGCTGGTAACGGTAACGCTGTGAACCCGGTGACGGCGGGCAAGCAGCGGCGCGTGCTGATCCTGGTTGAAAACCTGCCGTCGCCATTCGACCGGCGCGTGTGGCAAGAAGCGACCACCTTGCACGGACACGGTTATCAAGTGTCGATCATCTGTCCGACCGGCAAGGGCTACGAAGCGCGCTACGAGCAGATCGACGGCATCCATATCCACCGCTACAGCCTGCCGCTGGAAGCGGAAGGGGCCAAGGGCTACCTGGTGGAGTATTCGCTGGCGCTGTTCCACACCGCGCGGCTGGCGTGGAAAGTGCTGTTCGCGCGCGGCTTCGATGTGATCCACGCCTGCAATCCACCGGACTTGCTGTTCCTGATCGGCGGCTTTTTCAAGCTGACCATGGGCAAGAAGTTCTTGTTCGACCACCACGACATCAATCCGGAATTGTATGAGGCCAAGTTTGGCCGGCGCGATTTCTTTTACAAGCTGATGGTGCTGTTCGAGCGCTGGTCGTTCCGCAGCGCCGACGTGTCGATCGCCACCAACGAGTCGTACAAGAAAATCGCGATCGAGCGCGGCGGCATGGATCCCGACAAGGTTTATGTGGTGCGCAGCGGCCCCAAGCTGGACCGCTTGCGGGTCTTGCCGCCGGTGGCCGGCCTGAAGAACGGCCGCGCCTACCTGGTCGGTTATGTCGGCGTGATGGGCGCCCAGGAAGGCATCGATTTATTGCTGAAGGCGGCGCAATACCTGATACAGACGCTGGGCCGCACCGATGTGCAGTTCGGCCTGGTCGGCGGCGGCACGTCGCTGGAGCAAATGAAACAGTTGGCGCGCGAACTGGGCATCGCCGATTACGTCACGTTCACCGGCCGGGTGCCGGACCAGCAATTGCTGGAAATGCTCAACACCGCCGATGTCTGCGTCAATCCGGATGTCGCCAACGACATGAACGACAAGTCGACCATGAACAAGATCATGGAATACATGGCCTTGGGTAAACCGATCGTGCAGTTTGATTTGGTCGAGGGCAAGGTATCGGCGCAGCAGGCATCCTTGTATGCCTTGAAGAACGACCCGGTCGACATGGCGCGCAAGATCGTCGAGTTGCTGGACGATCCGCAATTGCGGGCGCGCATGGGCGAATTCGGCCGCCACCGCGTCGTCAATGAATTGGAGTGGGAATACGAGGCGCCGAAGTTGCTGGCCGCGTATGAACGTTTGTTTTCCGCCAGCGCGCCGTTGCCGGACGCTGTGCCACCTTTTCGGAAAGAGCATCCATGA
- a CDS encoding nucleotide sugar dehydrogenase yields the protein MKISIFGLGYVGAVSAGCLASDGHTVIGVDPNQTKVDLINQGHTPIIEKDIGEMIAATVRSGLLRATLDVRDAVLSSDMSLICVGTPSQLNGNLDLSHVRKVCQEIGAAIKEKDAFHVVVARSTMLPGSMRSLVIPTLEAASGKVAGVDFGVCNNPEFLREGTAVYDYYNPPKTVIGESDAKAGTLLVELYAKMDAPLVRTDVETAEMVKYTDNTWHAAKVAFANEIGNICKAVGIDGHKVMEIFCQDTKLNLSSYYMKPGFAFGGSCLPKDVRALTYKARSLDLELPLLNAILPSNRKQIEKGVKMIVDKGARKVGILGFSFKAGTDDLRESPLVDVIEYLLGKGYQLKLYDKNVNLAALTGANQDYILNHIPHISKLMVSSMQDVLDFAETIVIGNGAAEFKTVPASLKPGQHIVDLVRISQEQSGEQYDGICW from the coding sequence ATGAAAATCAGTATCTTTGGCCTGGGCTATGTGGGCGCCGTATCGGCCGGCTGCCTGGCGTCGGATGGACACACCGTGATCGGCGTCGATCCGAATCAAACCAAGGTGGACTTGATCAACCAGGGCCATACGCCGATCATCGAAAAAGACATCGGCGAGATGATCGCGGCGACCGTCAGGAGCGGCTTGCTGCGCGCTACGCTCGACGTGCGCGACGCGGTGCTGTCGTCCGACATGTCGCTGATCTGCGTCGGCACGCCGTCGCAATTGAACGGCAACCTGGACTTGAGCCATGTGCGCAAGGTATGCCAGGAAATCGGCGCGGCGATCAAGGAAAAGGACGCGTTCCACGTGGTCGTGGCGCGTAGCACCATGTTGCCCGGCTCGATGCGCAGCCTGGTGATCCCGACGCTGGAAGCGGCGTCCGGCAAGGTGGCCGGGGTCGATTTCGGCGTGTGCAACAATCCCGAATTCTTGCGCGAAGGCACGGCGGTCTACGATTATTACAATCCGCCCAAGACGGTGATCGGCGAGTCCGATGCCAAAGCCGGCACGCTGCTGGTGGAGTTGTATGCCAAGATGGATGCGCCGCTGGTGCGCACCGATGTCGAAACCGCCGAAATGGTCAAATACACCGACAATACCTGGCATGCGGCCAAGGTGGCGTTCGCCAATGAAATCGGCAATATCTGCAAGGCGGTCGGCATCGACGGCCACAAGGTGATGGAGATTTTCTGCCAGGACACCAAGCTCAACCTGTCCTCGTATTATATGAAGCCGGGCTTTGCGTTCGGCGGCTCGTGCCTGCCGAAAGACGTGCGCGCGCTGACCTACAAGGCGCGCAGCCTGGACCTGGAATTGCCGCTGCTGAATGCGATCTTGCCGTCGAACCGCAAGCAAATCGAAAAAGGCGTCAAGATGATCGTCGACAAGGGCGCGCGCAAGGTCGGCATCCTCGGCTTTTCGTTCAAGGCCGGCACCGACGATTTGCGCGAATCGCCGCTGGTCGATGTCATCGAGTATTTGCTGGGCAAGGGATACCAGCTGAAACTGTACGACAAGAACGTCAACCTGGCGGCGCTGACCGGCGCCAACCAGGATTACATCCTGAACCACATCCCGCATATCTCGAAATTGATGGTGAGCTCGATGCAGGACGTGCTCGACTTTGCCGAGACCATCGTCATCGGCAATGGCGCGGCCGAATTCAAGACCGTGCCGGCCAGTTTGAAACCGGGCCAGCACATCGTCGATCTGGTGCGCATCAGCCAGGAACAAAGCGGGGAGCAATACGATGGCATCTGCTGGTAA
- a CDS encoding heparinase II/III family protein has product MSDLAWKLKRLRVMGAAEIVHRVGAAVQTRLQARGIGLARPPAADLRRFGKPWLDQLPRPADSAPYLAAADAILAGHWDVFALRAARLGFPPRWNVDPKTGTEAPLQFGKALNYRDERLIGDIKYLWEPNRHLALGTLAQAYHLSGAAQYAEGAQALLESWFEQNPYPLGANWSSALELGIRLVNWSVAWHFLGGINSPLFQSESGQRFLQRWLDSIYRHCHFIAGYFSRHSSANNHLFGELAGLHIAALTWPCWPDSQRWLERSAAELETEALKQTFADGVNREQAIYYQHSVADMMLLCGLMGRANGCPRSAAFWDRLEKMLEFIAAMLNAGGGLSTTGDADDALLVQWSRQADFNIYRSLLASGALLFQRGDFKYQAGPFDDKSCWLLGEAGRQAYQQLPAVPPELPRAFAEGGMYFLGRDFHTPQEIQWVADAGPLGYLGIAAHGHADALALTLAVGGVPVLIDPGTYAYHTQQKWRDYFRGTSAHNTLRVDGLDQSESGGNFLWLRKASAVCEAWHSDQQVDCLQARHDGYRRLPDPVLHRRKVEFCKKTATMMIDDSVECRAAHLLEWHWHVNPLCRVSPQPDGVRIDGPGFHVELTMDGAAPPRVVTAAEDPPLGWVSWRFDEKQPAPVVVWKEQISGPVSRRTVLKVVLDQANSN; this is encoded by the coding sequence ATGTCTGACCTGGCCTGGAAATTGAAGCGCCTGCGCGTGATGGGCGCGGCCGAAATCGTGCACCGGGTCGGCGCTGCCGTGCAGACCCGCTTGCAGGCGCGCGGCATCGGCCTGGCCCGGCCGCCGGCCGCCGACCTGCGCCGCTTCGGCAAGCCTTGGCTGGATCAGTTGCCGCGCCCGGCCGACAGCGCGCCTTACCTGGCCGCCGCCGATGCCATACTGGCCGGCCATTGGGACGTGTTTGCGCTGCGCGCCGCGCGATTGGGTTTTCCGCCGCGCTGGAACGTCGATCCGAAGACGGGAACCGAGGCGCCGCTGCAATTCGGCAAGGCATTGAATTACCGCGATGAACGCCTGATCGGCGATATCAAATACCTGTGGGAACCGAACCGCCACCTGGCCCTGGGCACGCTGGCGCAAGCGTACCACTTGAGCGGCGCGGCGCAGTACGCCGAGGGCGCGCAAGCGCTGCTGGAATCGTGGTTCGAGCAAAACCCGTATCCGCTGGGCGCCAACTGGAGCAGCGCGCTGGAACTGGGCATCCGCCTGGTTAACTGGTCGGTGGCGTGGCATTTTCTGGGTGGCATCAACAGCCCCTTGTTCCAGTCCGAGTCCGGGCAGCGCTTCTTGCAGCGCTGGCTGGACAGCATTTATCGGCACTGCCATTTTATTGCCGGTTATTTTTCGCGCCATTCCTCGGCCAACAACCATTTGTTTGGCGAACTGGCCGGCCTGCATATCGCGGCGCTGACCTGGCCTTGCTGGCCGGACAGCCAACGCTGGCTGGAACGCAGCGCCGCCGAACTGGAAACCGAAGCACTGAAACAGACGTTCGCCGATGGCGTCAACCGCGAACAGGCGATTTATTACCAGCATTCGGTAGCCGACATGATGTTGCTGTGCGGCTTGATGGGACGGGCCAATGGCTGTCCCCGTTCGGCCGCCTTCTGGGACCGGCTCGAAAAGATGCTGGAATTTATCGCCGCGATGCTGAACGCCGGCGGCGGCTTGAGCACCACCGGCGACGCCGACGACGCCTTGCTGGTGCAGTGGAGCCGGCAAGCCGATTTTAATATTTACCGTTCGCTGCTGGCCAGCGGCGCGCTGCTGTTCCAGCGCGGCGACTTCAAATACCAGGCCGGTCCGTTCGACGACAAGAGCTGCTGGCTGCTGGGCGAGGCGGGACGGCAAGCCTACCAGCAATTGCCGGCCGTGCCGCCGGAGCTGCCGCGCGCCTTCGCCGAGGGCGGCATGTATTTCCTGGGCCGCGATTTCCATACGCCGCAAGAAATACAGTGGGTGGCCGATGCCGGTCCGCTCGGTTATCTCGGCATCGCCGCGCATGGCCATGCCGATGCGCTGGCGCTGACGCTGGCGGTAGGCGGGGTGCCGGTGCTGATCGACCCGGGTACCTATGCGTACCACACGCAACAGAAATGGCGCGATTATTTCCGCGGCACCAGCGCGCACAACACGCTGCGGGTCGATGGACTGGACCAGTCCGAATCGGGCGGCAACTTTTTGTGGCTGCGCAAGGCCAGCGCCGTCTGCGAGGCGTGGCATAGCGACCAGCAAGTCGATTGCCTGCAAGCGCGCCATGATGGCTACCGTCGTTTGCCGGACCCTGTGTTGCATCGCAGGAAGGTCGAATTTTGCAAAAAGACTGCTACGATGATGATCGACGACAGCGTCGAATGCCGCGCGGCGCACCTGCTCGAGTGGCATTGGCATGTCAACCCGCTGTGCCGGGTCAGCCCGCAACCGGATGGCGTGCGGATAGACGGACCGGGCTTTCATGTCGAGCTGACGATGGATGGCGCGGCGCCGCCGCGTGTCGTGACAGCGGCCGAAGACCCGCCGCTGGGCTGGGTATCCTGGCGCTTCGACGAGAAGCAGCCAGCCCCAGTTGTTGTATGGAAAGAACAGATCAGCGGTCCGGTCAGCCGGCGCACGGTTCTTAAAGTTGTTCTAGATCAAGCTAACAGCAATTAA